From Granulicella cerasi, a single genomic window includes:
- a CDS encoding DinB family protein → MSGESEVVSTQSEPWMRGTHEELDPLRRAVIHALEQAEEDVARWAAELSEEQMFARPHGLPHVAFQLRHMARSLDRLLTYAEDRALDEAQLAALRTEMDAGAAAEVLAETYAGLQRAMERVAACDPASYEASRWIGRKRLPTTLAGLLIHCAEHTQRHVGQMVTTVKVVLS, encoded by the coding sequence TTGAGTGGTGAGTCGGAAGTCGTGAGTACTCAGTCGGAGCCGTGGATGCGGGGAACGCATGAGGAGCTTGATCCGCTGCGGCGTGCGGTGATCCATGCGTTGGAGCAGGCGGAAGAAGATGTTGCACGTTGGGCAGCTGAGTTGAGCGAGGAGCAGATGTTTGCCCGGCCGCATGGGCTGCCGCATGTGGCGTTTCAGTTGCGACACATGGCTCGCTCGTTGGATCGTCTGCTGACGTATGCGGAGGACCGTGCGCTGGATGAGGCACAGCTTGCGGCATTGCGAACGGAGATGGATGCAGGCGCAGCGGCCGAGGTTTTGGCGGAGACTTATGCGGGGTTGCAGCGGGCGATGGAGCGTGTGGCGGCGTGTGATCCTGCGAGCTATGAGGCATCGCGATGGATTGGGCGCAAGCGCTTGCCGACAACGCTGGCGGGGTTGTTGATTCATTGCGCAGAGCATACGCAGCGGCATGTAGGGCAGATGGTGACGACGGTGAAGGTGGTTCTCAGCTAG
- a CDS encoding glycine betaine ABC transporter substrate-binding protein: MNQRSASSFLPSMCVLVMCIGCAPPRSSHVVVGAKNFTEQVVLGELLAQEIEAEGGGPVERRFWLAGSYLCEQALVSGRIDAYVEYSGTALTAVLKQPMDRDRARVLSTIGRVYEQRDRVNVGPSLGFEDTFAMVVRGDDAQRLGLRKISDLAKVQAPLRLGVGYEFAERPDGLPGLNAAYGLHFAGAPRTMELGLLYRALAAKQVDVVAGNSTDGAIRAMGFVALEDDRRYFPPYDAVPLVRDDALTRWPAMGRAEAKLAGKVNADEMRAMNLAVEAQHRDVGDVVRAFRAAHGL; encoded by the coding sequence TTGAACCAGCGTTCAGCCTCGAGCTTCCTGCCATCAATGTGTGTGCTGGTGATGTGCATCGGATGTGCACCACCACGGTCGTCGCACGTCGTGGTGGGGGCGAAGAACTTTACCGAGCAGGTGGTGCTGGGTGAGTTGCTCGCGCAGGAGATTGAGGCCGAGGGTGGCGGGCCGGTAGAGCGGCGGTTCTGGCTGGCGGGGAGTTACCTCTGCGAGCAGGCGCTGGTGAGTGGACGCATCGATGCGTATGTGGAGTACTCGGGTACGGCGTTGACGGCTGTGTTGAAGCAACCGATGGACCGCGATCGCGCACGGGTTCTGTCCACGATCGGTCGCGTGTATGAGCAGCGTGACAGGGTGAATGTGGGGCCGTCGCTGGGTTTCGAAGATACTTTTGCGATGGTGGTGCGTGGCGACGATGCGCAGCGGTTGGGGTTGCGGAAGATCTCGGATTTGGCGAAGGTGCAGGCGCCGTTGCGACTCGGTGTGGGGTATGAGTTTGCGGAGCGGCCGGATGGTTTGCCGGGGCTGAACGCAGCGTATGGGCTGCACTTTGCGGGGGCGCCGCGCACGATGGAGTTGGGGTTGCTCTATCGCGCGCTGGCGGCGAAGCAGGTGGATGTCGTGGCGGGGAACTCGACGGATGGGGCGATTCGCGCGATGGGGTTTGTGGCGCTGGAGGATGACCGTCGCTACTTCCCGCCGTACGATGCGGTGCCGCTGGTGCGTGATGATGCGCTTACGCGTTGGCCCGCGATGGGACGAGCGGAGGCGAAGCTTGCAGGAAAGGTGAACGCCGACGAGATGCGGGCGATGAACCTTGCGGTGGAAGCGCAACATCGCGATGTCGGAGATGTGGTCCGTGCGTTTCGCGCGGCGCATGGATTGTAG
- a CDS encoding ABC transporter permease: protein MNGFLHRYGAQIARLTFEHVWLTGSAMLFAVLIGVPLGILLTRRERLARPVLVVANILQTIPSLALFGLLLPVPFLGDRAARLAIVALVGYALLPILRNTYAGIRGIDPALVDVANALGMTSAQRLFRVELPLAASFILAGVRTATATCVGVATIAAAIGAGGLGELIFRGVASVDNGLVLAGAVPAALLALGADAVLGAVEKKLVIRRS from the coding sequence GTGAACGGCTTTCTGCATCGCTACGGAGCGCAGATCGCGCGGCTCACCTTTGAGCATGTGTGGCTGACGGGGTCGGCGATGTTGTTCGCCGTGTTGATCGGTGTGCCGCTGGGGATTTTGCTGACGCGACGTGAGCGGCTGGCGCGGCCTGTGCTGGTCGTGGCGAATATATTGCAGACGATTCCTTCGCTGGCGTTGTTTGGGCTGCTGTTGCCGGTGCCGTTCCTGGGCGATCGCGCGGCGCGGTTAGCGATTGTGGCGTTGGTGGGATATGCGCTGCTGCCGATTTTGCGCAATACCTATGCGGGGATTCGCGGGATCGACCCGGCGTTGGTGGACGTGGCAAACGCGCTTGGCATGACGAGCGCGCAGCGACTCTTTCGCGTGGAGTTGCCGCTGGCGGCCAGCTTCATTCTTGCCGGCGTGCGGACTGCGACGGCGACGTGCGTCGGCGTGGCGACGATTGCGGCGGCAATCGGCGCGGGTGGCCTGGGCGAGTTGATCTTTCGCGGCGTGGCGAGTGTAGATAATGGCCTGGTGCTGGCGGGCGCTGTGCCTGCGGCGTTGCTGGCGCTGGGTGCGGATGCGGTGTTGGGTGCTGTAGAAAAGAAGTTGGTCATTCGGCGCTCATAG
- a CDS encoding ATP-binding cassette domain-containing protein: protein MAARSVEFANVSFDTPGGQRILRDVSLTVDAGETVALLGRSGSGKTTLLRMVNALVKPTSGRVLVGGREVSGDDVVALRRGIGYVIQETGLFPHMTVERNVSLPLELAQKADASAVERALQDVGLPPAEFAKKYPWQMSGGQRQRAGVARALVAGQDVLLMDEPFGALDPLTRAEMQTMLHAVLRKDAKTTLIVTHDLDEALFLADRVALVEQGRVVADERAEDVLASQNEAMQAYVRAARRAELSA from the coding sequence ATGGCCGCACGGAGTGTGGAGTTCGCGAATGTGAGCTTCGACACGCCGGGCGGCCAACGCATTTTGCGCGATGTTTCGTTGACGGTGGATGCGGGCGAGACGGTTGCGCTGCTGGGGCGCAGCGGCTCCGGCAAGACGACGTTGCTGCGCATGGTGAATGCGCTGGTGAAACCGACGAGCGGACGTGTGCTCGTGGGTGGCCGCGAGGTGAGCGGTGATGACGTGGTCGCGCTGCGGCGCGGTATTGGTTACGTGATCCAGGAGACGGGACTGTTTCCGCACATGACCGTGGAGCGGAATGTTTCGCTACCGCTGGAACTTGCGCAGAAGGCAGATGCGTCCGCAGTGGAGCGGGCGTTGCAGGATGTGGGGTTGCCACCTGCGGAATTTGCGAAGAAGTATCCGTGGCAGATGAGTGGCGGCCAGCGACAGCGCGCGGGTGTGGCTCGGGCGTTGGTGGCGGGGCAGGATGTGCTGCTGATGGATGAGCCGTTTGGTGCGCTTGATCCGTTGACGCGCGCAGAGATGCAAACGATGCTGCACGCGGTGCTACGCAAGGACGCAAAGACGACGCTGATCGTGACGCACGACCTGGACGAGGCGTTGTTTCTGGCGGACCGTGTGGCGTTGGTCGAGCAGGGGCGTGTGGTGGCTGATGAGCGCGCGGAAGATGTGTTGGCCTCGCAAAACGAGGCGATGCAGGCGTATGTTCGTGCCGCGCGGCGAGCGGAGTTGAGCGCGTGA
- a CDS encoding ATP-binding protein produces the protein MRRRSKRGPNESESTGKIGQELPTNQPAPLRPSYLDTPSAAPVEDFETAAEEQGLQPVEPAVEAVAAAETPAETPQIVHETQPESLATPPAEPVAVPARSPRGYVVLTIGLPGSGKTTWYKRRGVQPLSSDMLRSILFDDITEQRYQGLVFSTLRSLLRARLIAKMPWNYVDATNLSPHERRQWIKMAKSFGYEVQAVFFDVPLSVCLERNSKRDRQVTDEVMHKMAERLRPPAFKEGFDKITVVRVKGAAAAAPVAETPAVMDDGAEHGSEGDAGASVED, from the coding sequence ATGAGACGACGTAGCAAGCGTGGCCCGAACGAATCGGAGTCCACTGGAAAAATCGGGCAAGAGTTGCCTACTAACCAGCCTGCGCCGCTGCGGCCCAGCTATTTGGATACGCCTTCGGCGGCTCCAGTAGAGGATTTTGAGACCGCTGCGGAAGAGCAGGGACTGCAGCCAGTTGAACCGGCTGTGGAAGCTGTTGCTGCGGCCGAAACGCCTGCAGAGACTCCCCAGATCGTTCACGAAACGCAGCCGGAGTCGCTGGCTACGCCGCCTGCGGAGCCTGTGGCTGTGCCGGCACGTTCGCCGCGAGGCTACGTGGTGCTGACGATCGGCCTGCCGGGTTCCGGCAAGACGACGTGGTACAAGCGCCGCGGTGTGCAGCCGCTTTCGAGCGACATGCTGCGCTCGATTCTGTTCGACGACATCACGGAACAGCGTTATCAGGGTCTTGTGTTCTCGACGTTGCGCAGCTTGCTGCGTGCGCGCTTGATCGCCAAGATGCCCTGGAACTACGTGGATGCTACCAACCTCAGCCCGCACGAGCGTCGCCAGTGGATCAAGATGGCGAAGAGCTTTGGCTATGAGGTCCAGGCGGTGTTCTTCGACGTGCCGCTGTCGGTGTGCCTCGAGCGCAACTCGAAGCGAGACCGCCAGGTGACAGACGAAGTGATGCACAAGATGGCAGAACGTCTGCGTCCGCCGGCCTTCAAGGAAGGCTTCGACAAAATCACCGTGGTGCGTGTGAAGGGCGCGGCTGCTGCCGCTCCTGTCGCGGAAACGCCTGCTGTGATGGATGATGGCGCCGAGCATGGCTCTGAAGGCGATGCTGGAGCTTCGGTCGAAGACTAA
- the gap gene encoding type I glyceraldehyde-3-phosphate dehydrogenase, with protein MAVKVGINGFGRIGRNVFRSAIGNPEIEFVAVNDLTTPATLAHLLKYDSILGNLKNEISATEDSIIVDGKTIKVFAQRDPANLDWASVGADIVIESTGFFTDAAKAKAHLGATVKKVIISAPASNEDITVVLGVNHEKYEAAKHTIISNASCTTNCLAPVVKVLNDEFGIVSGLMNTIHSYTNDQVVLDAPHKDLRRARAAALSMIPTSTGAAKALKLVIPEMAGKLDGFSIRVPTPTVSVVDLTFTAEKPISVEAINAAIKKAAEGPMKGILGYTEEELVSSDFRGNPLSSIFDSKLTKVLGQTAKIISWYDNEWGYSNRVKDLVLFLAEKGL; from the coding sequence ATGGCAGTCAAGGTTGGCATCAACGGCTTCGGCCGCATCGGCCGTAACGTTTTCCGCTCAGCGATCGGCAACCCGGAGATCGAGTTTGTCGCCGTCAACGACCTCACCACGCCCGCGACCCTCGCGCACCTGCTCAAGTACGACTCCATCCTCGGCAACCTGAAGAACGAGATCTCGGCTACCGAAGACTCCATCATCGTCGACGGCAAGACCATCAAGGTCTTCGCGCAGCGCGACCCCGCCAACCTCGACTGGGCTTCTGTCGGCGCAGACATCGTCATCGAATCCACCGGCTTCTTCACCGATGCGGCCAAGGCCAAGGCTCACCTCGGCGCCACCGTCAAGAAGGTCATCATCTCGGCGCCCGCGTCCAACGAAGACATCACCGTCGTGCTCGGCGTGAACCACGAAAAGTACGAAGCGGCCAAGCACACCATCATCTCCAACGCGAGCTGCACTACAAACTGCCTCGCGCCCGTCGTTAAGGTGCTCAACGACGAGTTCGGCATCGTCAGCGGCCTCATGAACACGATTCACTCGTACACCAACGATCAGGTTGTGCTCGACGCTCCGCACAAGGACCTGCGCCGCGCTCGCGCCGCCGCGCTCAGCATGATCCCCACCTCGACCGGTGCAGCCAAGGCGCTCAAGCTCGTCATCCCCGAGATGGCCGGCAAGCTCGACGGCTTCTCCATCCGCGTCCCGACCCCGACCGTCTCGGTCGTCGACCTGACCTTCACCGCGGAGAAGCCGATCTCGGTTGAAGCCATCAACGCTGCGATCAAGAAGGCCGCCGAAGGCCCGATGAAGGGCATCCTTGGCTACACCGAAGAAGAGCTCGTCTCGAGCGACTTCCGCGGTAACCCGCTCTCGTCCATCTTCGACTCGAAGCTCACCAAGGTGCTCGGCCAGACCGCCAAGATCATCTCCTGGTACGACAACGAGTGGGGCTATTCGAACCGCGTCAAGGACCTCGTCCTCTTCCTCGCGGAAAAGGGCCTCTAG
- a CDS encoding RidA family protein: MERTNIPGTSPFEPIIGFSRAVRIGNTVHVSGTGPVGAEDLSPAEQTRTVLKLIETALTQAGATFENVYRTRMFLARAEDWEEIGRAHGEVFGTIRPASTMVVAALLNPKWRIEIEAEAIIP, encoded by the coding sequence ATGGAACGTACGAACATCCCCGGCACCTCTCCCTTTGAACCGATCATCGGTTTCTCGCGCGCCGTCCGCATCGGCAACACCGTGCACGTCTCCGGCACAGGCCCCGTCGGCGCAGAAGACCTCTCGCCCGCCGAGCAGACCCGCACCGTGCTCAAGCTCATCGAGACCGCGCTCACGCAGGCCGGAGCGACCTTCGAGAACGTCTACCGCACGCGGATGTTCCTCGCCCGCGCCGAAGACTGGGAAGAGATCGGCCGCGCCCACGGCGAGGTCTTCGGCACCATCCGCCCGGCGTCCACCATGGTCGTCGCAGCCCTGCTCAACCCGAAGTGGCGCATCGAAATCGAAGCCGAAGCGATCATCCCGTAA
- a CDS encoding phosphoglycerate kinase: MSKLSIRDLDLSGKRVFIRVDFNVPLNKEGQITDDTRIRETVPTIEYALRRKAKVILAAHLGRPKGKHVDSMSLRPVVDRLRSLLDHVLDEDENVAFAPDCVGEVATELANNLEPGQTLLLENLRFHAEEEANDPAFAKQLASLCDIYVNDAFGAAHRAHASTEGITHFVAQSAAGLLMEKELNYLGKAVGEPNRPFAAIIGGAKVSDKIEVINSMLDKVDSLLIGGAMAYTFLNAKGQTTGKSLVEADKFDVALAAIKKAEERGVKFLLPVDHVLADKFAADAKTQIFSGDEAFPAEMMALDIGPETIKLFAAEVADAATVVWNGPMGVAEMPAFAKGTNSIAKALAKNEDAITIVGGGDSVAAIHNSGVSDKISHISTGGGASLEFLEGKTLPGVAALTEK, from the coding sequence ATGTCAAAGCTCTCGATTCGTGACCTCGACCTCTCCGGCAAGCGCGTCTTCATTCGCGTCGACTTCAACGTTCCCCTGAACAAAGAAGGACAGATCACCGACGACACTCGCATCCGCGAGACCGTGCCGACGATCGAGTACGCTTTGCGTCGCAAAGCCAAGGTCATCCTGGCCGCGCACCTTGGCCGCCCCAAGGGCAAGCACGTCGATTCGATGAGCCTGCGTCCCGTGGTCGATCGCCTGCGCTCGCTGCTCGACCACGTGCTCGACGAAGACGAGAACGTCGCCTTCGCTCCTGACTGCGTCGGCGAAGTTGCCACCGAACTCGCCAACAACCTCGAGCCCGGCCAGACGCTGCTGCTTGAAAACCTCCGCTTCCACGCTGAGGAAGAAGCCAACGATCCTGCCTTTGCCAAGCAGCTTGCGAGCCTCTGCGACATCTACGTCAACGACGCTTTCGGCGCGGCTCACCGTGCGCACGCCTCGACCGAAGGCATCACGCACTTCGTCGCGCAGTCCGCTGCGGGCCTGCTGATGGAGAAGGAGCTCAACTACCTCGGCAAGGCTGTTGGCGAACCCAACCGCCCCTTCGCCGCCATCATCGGCGGCGCCAAGGTCTCCGACAAGATCGAAGTCATCAACTCCATGCTCGACAAGGTGGACTCGCTGTTGATCGGCGGCGCCATGGCCTACACCTTCCTCAACGCGAAGGGCCAGACCACCGGCAAGTCGCTCGTCGAAGCTGACAAGTTTGACGTGGCGCTCGCTGCGATCAAGAAGGCCGAAGAGCGCGGCGTGAAGTTCCTGCTCCCCGTCGATCACGTTCTCGCCGACAAGTTCGCCGCAGACGCCAAGACTCAAATTTTCTCCGGCGACGAGGCCTTCCCCGCCGAGATGATGGCGCTCGACATCGGGCCGGAGACGATCAAGCTCTTCGCAGCCGAAGTCGCCGACGCGGCCACCGTCGTCTGGAACGGACCGATGGGCGTGGCCGAAATGCCCGCTTTCGCCAAGGGCACAAACTCCATCGCCAAGGCGCTCGCAAAGAACGAAGATGCGATCACCATCGTAGGCGGCGGTGACTCGGTCGCAGCCATCCACAACTCTGGCGTGTCGGACAAGATCTCGCACATCTCCACCGGCGGCGGAGCCAGCCTCGAGTTCCTCGAAGGCAAGACACTGCCCGGTGTGGCCGCGCTTACGGAGAAGTAG
- a CDS encoding four helix bundle protein has translation MQDFRKLEVWCQAHQLVLRAYRETQQLPREEMFGLTMQLRRNATSVASRIAEGCGRNSSVEFAADLKRSIAAATELEYSVLLAKDLGLFAEHIAEALSQEVIAVRKMTLGLLRKLQTTSP, from the coding sequence TTGCAGGATTTCCGAAAGCTAGAGGTCTGGTGCCAAGCGCATCAGTTGGTTTTACGTGCGTATCGCGAGACGCAACAACTTCCAAGAGAAGAAATGTTTGGCCTCACGATGCAACTTCGCCGGAACGCTACGAGTGTTGCGAGCCGGATTGCGGAAGGCTGCGGGCGGAATTCGAGTGTAGAGTTTGCCGCGGATTTGAAGCGATCCATTGCTGCGGCAACGGAGCTGGAATACAGCGTGCTTCTAGCGAAAGACCTTGGGCTGTTTGCAGAACATATCGCGGAGGCGCTTTCGCAAGAGGTGATTGCTGTCAGAAAGATGACACTCGGCCTCTTGCGAAAGCTGCAGACTACTTCTCCGTAA
- the tpiA gene encoding triose-phosphate isomerase: MRKPMIAGNWKMYKTPKESLAFLDAFLPLVEGHTRDEIIICPTMSSLAFVVEASEGTNVRAGAQNMHWLNEGPYTGQTSPTMLVSIGCRHVILGHSEQRLYFNETYERVNLKLKAAINHGITPIVCVGELLAEREDGKTEETLRTQVRAALRNISSSEARRLVIAYEPIWAIGTGSTASPEVAAHAHAIIRNELASCCGEQTAQNTRILYGGSVKPENISELMAQDGIDGALVGGASLVPTTFANIVHY, encoded by the coding sequence ATGCGCAAGCCCATGATTGCCGGCAACTGGAAGATGTACAAAACGCCGAAGGAATCGCTCGCCTTCCTCGACGCCTTTCTTCCGCTCGTCGAAGGGCACACGCGCGACGAAATCATCATCTGCCCGACCATGAGTTCGCTCGCTTTTGTCGTCGAAGCCTCCGAAGGCACCAACGTCCGCGCAGGCGCGCAGAACATGCACTGGCTGAATGAAGGCCCCTACACCGGCCAGACCTCGCCCACCATGCTTGTCTCCATCGGCTGCCGCCACGTTATCCTCGGCCACTCCGAGCAGCGCCTTTACTTCAACGAGACCTACGAGCGCGTCAATCTCAAGTTGAAGGCCGCCATCAATCACGGCATCACACCGATCGTTTGCGTTGGCGAGCTACTCGCCGAGCGCGAAGACGGCAAGACCGAAGAGACGCTCCGCACCCAGGTGCGCGCCGCACTCCGCAACATCTCTTCCTCAGAGGCACGCCGCCTTGTCATCGCCTACGAGCCGATCTGGGCCATCGGTACCGGCTCCACGGCATCGCCCGAGGTCGCCGCACACGCTCACGCCATCATCCGTAACGAGTTGGCCTCCTGCTGCGGTGAACAGACCGCGCAAAACACGCGCATCCTCTACGGCGGCTCAGTGAAGCCCGAAAACATCAGCGAACTCATGGCGCAGGACGGCATCGACGGCGCGTTAGTCGGCGGCGCATCGCTCGTCCCCACCACCTTCGCCAACATCGTGCACTACTAG
- the lepB gene encoding signal peptidase I, with translation MEEQTKTDANAEQAAPPKPVEVRANGLSAWVRDLILIVFVFSAFLYFYRPVRVEGTSMLPQLEDEDRLLINRHVGLIHRGEVVVFLYPHDTSKSYIKRVIALPGDHLSIDHGQVWVNGDKLKETYVPQRFEDDRSQPEMTIPEGEYFVMGDHRSISSDSRDFGPVPAQLIYGRAAFVYWPMDQAGMVR, from the coding sequence ATGGAAGAGCAGACGAAAACTGACGCGAACGCAGAACAGGCAGCACCGCCGAAGCCGGTGGAAGTGCGTGCGAATGGGCTGAGCGCGTGGGTGCGAGATCTCATTTTGATCGTGTTCGTGTTTTCGGCATTCCTGTACTTCTACAGGCCGGTACGCGTGGAAGGCACGAGCATGTTGCCGCAGCTCGAGGATGAGGACCGCTTGCTGATCAATCGGCATGTGGGACTGATTCATCGCGGCGAAGTGGTGGTGTTTCTCTATCCGCACGATACCTCGAAGAGCTACATCAAGCGCGTGATCGCGTTGCCGGGCGACCATCTGAGCATCGACCATGGGCAGGTGTGGGTGAACGGCGACAAGCTGAAGGAAACCTACGTGCCTCAGCGCTTTGAGGACGACCGCTCGCAACCTGAGATGACGATTCCTGAAGGCGAGTACTTCGTGATGGGCGATCATCGCTCGATTTCGAGCGACAGCCGTGACTTCGGGCCGGTGCCCGCACAGCTCATCTATGGGCGTGCGGCGTTTGTGTATTGGCCGATGGATCAGGCCGGGATGGTGCGGTAG
- a CDS encoding serine hydrolase, whose translation MAVWRGGVMAAALAMAAMGRAQDTGLQSQVEAIAKAHHGKVALFAEQVGGGKSVAIDADKPVQTASIIKLAILYHAMVEVREGRAHWDEKILLKQGEAVGGSGMLHFFDAPMNLTLKDVLTMMVIVSDNTATNLAIERFGVGPVNARVEALGLKNTHLYKRIGKPALEPMPEDQPKFGLGKSTPREMAQLMETIGECKLRRDVQGKLLPMDEADKAVCAVGLEMLKAQFYRETVPRYLPGGGDQSVASKTGSLNHVRGDEALVEGKSGPMVLSIFTYDNDDASWTVDNEGEMTIAKLAKAIVTAWSPEGLDEKKMVPGLGLKP comes from the coding sequence ATGGCGGTTTGGCGTGGCGGAGTGATGGCAGCGGCTCTGGCGATGGCGGCGATGGGACGAGCGCAGGACACCGGATTGCAGTCACAGGTGGAGGCGATTGCAAAGGCCCATCACGGCAAGGTGGCGCTGTTTGCCGAGCAGGTAGGCGGCGGGAAGTCTGTGGCGATTGACGCGGACAAGCCGGTGCAGACGGCGAGCATCATCAAGCTGGCGATTCTGTATCACGCGATGGTGGAGGTCCGCGAAGGGCGGGCGCACTGGGACGAAAAGATTCTGCTGAAGCAGGGCGAGGCCGTTGGCGGTAGTGGGATGCTGCATTTCTTTGACGCGCCGATGAACCTGACGCTGAAGGACGTGCTGACGATGATGGTGATCGTGAGCGATAACACGGCAACGAACCTGGCGATTGAACGGTTTGGCGTGGGGCCGGTGAATGCTCGCGTAGAGGCGCTGGGGCTGAAGAACACGCACTTGTACAAGCGTATCGGCAAGCCGGCGCTGGAGCCGATGCCGGAGGATCAGCCGAAGTTCGGGCTTGGGAAGTCGACGCCGCGCGAGATGGCGCAGTTGATGGAGACGATTGGCGAGTGCAAGCTACGGCGCGATGTTCAGGGCAAGCTCTTGCCGATGGATGAGGCGGACAAGGCTGTCTGCGCGGTGGGTTTGGAGATGCTGAAGGCGCAGTTTTATCGCGAGACGGTGCCGAGGTATCTGCCCGGCGGCGGCGATCAGAGCGTGGCCAGCAAGACGGGTTCGCTGAACCATGTGCGCGGTGATGAAGCGCTGGTGGAGGGTAAGAGTGGCCCGATGGTGCTTTCGATCTTCACCTACGACAACGACGATGCGAGTTGGACGGTGGATAACGAAGGCGAGATGACGATTGCGAAGCTGGCGAAGGCGATTGTGACGGCGTGGTCGCCGGAGGGCCTGGACGAGAAAAAAATGGTGCCGGGGCTGGGGCTGAAGCCGTAG
- the murQ gene encoding N-acetylmuramic acid 6-phosphate etherase, with amino-acid sequence MTQDSANGKPLQPVSGATSLESLTTEKANDASVGLDMKSAIDIARIINAEDAKIAAAVKKALPEIAMVIDTVARSLRDGGRLIYVGAGSSGRISALDASECPPTFSTLPQQVQYIMAGGPKALASASDVNEDSPELGQRDVAKRRPTRKDIVIGVSASGRTPYVVGATEYARARGAKTAAITCNLNTALSQVADITIVAEVGPEVISGSTRMKASTAQKMICNMITTGAMTRLGYTYDNLMVNVHMKNAKLVERGIGVLMRLCEIDRETAIRTIKSAGKSIPIAVVMLKANVDKMEAVRRLQKSDGNVRLAIEDSRLEL; translated from the coding sequence ATGACCCAAGATTCCGCAAACGGAAAGCCACTGCAGCCTGTCTCCGGCGCCACTTCTCTTGAGAGCCTCACCACCGAAAAGGCCAATGACGCCTCGGTAGGGCTCGACATGAAGTCGGCGATCGACATCGCACGCATCATCAACGCCGAAGACGCGAAGATCGCTGCTGCCGTGAAGAAAGCTTTGCCTGAAATCGCCATGGTCATCGACACCGTCGCGCGTTCGCTCCGCGATGGTGGCCGACTCATCTACGTCGGCGCAGGCTCCTCGGGCCGCATCTCGGCGCTCGACGCCTCCGAGTGTCCGCCGACCTTCTCCACCCTGCCGCAGCAGGTGCAATACATCATGGCCGGCGGCCCCAAAGCCCTTGCCTCCGCCTCGGACGTCAACGAGGATTCCCCTGAACTCGGTCAGCGTGACGTCGCCAAGCGCCGCCCCACGCGCAAGGACATCGTCATCGGCGTATCCGCCTCGGGCCGCACGCCCTACGTTGTCGGAGCCACCGAATACGCCCGCGCACGCGGCGCAAAGACCGCAGCGATCACCTGCAATCTGAACACCGCTCTGTCGCAGGTGGCAGACATCACGATCGTGGCCGAGGTTGGCCCCGAGGTCATCTCCGGCTCCACGCGCATGAAGGCCTCCACCGCGCAGAAGATGATCTGCAACATGATCACCACCGGCGCCATGACCCGCCTCGGCTACACCTACGACAACCTCATGGTGAACGTGCACATGAAGAACGCCAAGCTGGTCGAACGCGGCATCGGCGTGCTCATGCGCCTCTGCGAAATCGACCGCGAAACGGCGATTCGCACCATCAAGAGCGCAGGTAAGTCGATCCCCATCGCCGTCGTGATGCTCAAGGCCAACGTCGACAAGATGGAAGCCGTCCGCCGTCTGCAAAAGTCCGACGGCAATGTCCGCCTCGCGATTGAAGACTCTCGACTGGAGCTCTAG